A region from the Vibrio sp. SS-MA-C1-2 genome encodes:
- the nhaC gene encoding Na+/H+ antiporter NhaC codes for MDNSKATPSTTLALLPIGTMLLFLVVGYGLFGLPIESLLIASAIVASTVAWKLGYTWNEIQDAIINRLAKALPAVFILVLVGGLIGSWMIGGTIPMLVYYGLDVISPEYLILTSFLVTSLVSLCTGTSWGSAGTVGVALMGVAAGMEANLAAVAGAVVSGAYFGDKISPLSDSTNFAPVVAGTTLYAHIQHMLWTTIPAFLLAATVFFFAGDSSVSAATPEKITAILANLDQLFSLNILLLLPPMIILFGAIRKLPTIPLMILAIVVAILNAVIFQGFELVVALKATLGGFNASMFESAGLGSINIVSDVLTLVNRGGMSSMMGVVLLVFCAFSFAGALSLTGGLQVLVNLLAKGIKGTASLINATIVTTITVVCTTSDGKLALLIPSELFRDTYKKMNLDAKNLSRTIEDAGTVIEPLVPWTNAGVFMAATLGVSTLDYLPWAIQNYAGVIFAMIWASTGFGIAKLKNTDKENKKSEQKPSVA; via the coding sequence ATGGACAATTCTAAAGCAACACCATCAACAACACTAGCCTTGCTACCTATTGGTACAATGCTTCTATTTTTAGTCGTTGGTTATGGCCTCTTTGGTTTACCGATCGAGTCATTACTTATCGCTTCTGCCATTGTCGCATCTACAGTCGCCTGGAAGCTCGGTTACACATGGAACGAAATTCAAGATGCAATCATCAATCGCCTTGCTAAAGCATTACCCGCAGTATTTATTCTTGTATTAGTCGGTGGTTTGATTGGTAGCTGGATGATTGGCGGCACAATTCCAATGCTTGTATATTACGGTCTAGATGTTATTAGTCCTGAATACCTTATTTTAACTTCATTTTTAGTTACAAGCTTGGTTTCACTGTGTACTGGTACATCTTGGGGATCTGCAGGTACTGTTGGTGTGGCATTAATGGGTGTTGCAGCTGGTATGGAAGCTAATCTTGCCGCTGTTGCTGGTGCTGTTGTTTCTGGTGCCTACTTTGGGGATAAAATTTCACCGTTGTCTGATTCAACTAACTTTGCTCCTGTTGTTGCTGGCACAACACTTTATGCACATATTCAACATATGCTTTGGACAACAATCCCTGCATTTCTATTAGCTGCAACTGTCTTTTTCTTTGCTGGTGATAGCTCAGTTTCAGCAGCAACACCTGAAAAAATCACAGCGATTCTTGCAAATTTAGACCAACTATTCAGCTTAAATATTCTTTTACTTCTTCCTCCAATGATCATCTTATTTGGTGCAATTCGTAAACTACCAACAATTCCACTAATGATCCTAGCAATCGTAGTTGCTATATTAAATGCAGTCATTTTCCAAGGCTTTGAGTTAGTTGTCGCGCTTAAAGCAACATTAGGTGGTTTCAATGCATCAATGTTTGAAAGTGCAGGTCTTGGCTCTATAAATATCGTGAGCGACGTATTAACTCTTGTTAATCGTGGTGGTATGTCTTCGATGATGGGTGTCGTACTGCTTGTTTTCTGTGCATTCTCTTTTGCCGGAGCGCTTTCTCTTACTGGTGGTCTGCAAGTATTAGTTAATTTATTGGCTAAAGGCATCAAAGGAACAGCTAGTCTTATTAACGCAACAATTGTCACGACGATTACGGTAGTATGTACAACATCAGATGGCAAACTCGCTCTATTAATTCCATCAGAATTATTCCGTGATACTTACAAAAAAATGAATCTTGATGCTAAAAACCTATCTCGTACTATCGAAGATGCGGGTACAGTCATTGAACCTTTAGTTCCATGGACCAATGCCGGTGTATTCATGGCGGCAACACTGGGTGTATCAACCTTAGATTACCTACCTTGGGCCATTCAAAACTATGCGGGCGTGATTTTCGCTATGATTTGGGCATCAACAGGCTTTGGTATCGCAAAATTAAAAAACACGGATAAAGAAAATAAAAAATCAGAACAAAAGCCGAGTGTCGCTTAA
- a CDS encoding MalY/PatB family protein, translating to MKNELDTVINRYNTDCLKWDYMEKWLDVPKGDALPSWVSDWDFKAPSFITQPLQERIEHGIFGYSERSDEYFNSVIDWWRDNHQVELKKEWFHTTPGSLPAIAMLIERWSRPNDNILVFSPVYHAFYRTIENCDRNVVTSELVNNDGHYTVDFEHFEKQLKNGIKAIILCNPHNPVGRVWTEDEINKILQLCHQYDTYVIADEIWADIVFDKGSFYSCLRVDKKYQDKLAVCIAGTKSFGLPSFRLTNTIIPNEESASGLKSKLLAYGIDVYSSLSLIANQSAYRHGREWLNNTLDYLDNNNQVLTTFVDSLSKVKYKKQEAMYLAWLDCREMGLSDEELEKSLHECGVIPTMGYNFGSAGKGFIRLNLGCPTSILLEKIERLRTVLK from the coding sequence ATGAAGAATGAATTAGATACCGTCATCAACCGCTACAATACCGACTGTTTAAAGTGGGATTACATGGAGAAGTGGTTAGATGTACCAAAAGGTGATGCACTTCCAAGTTGGGTATCAGACTGGGATTTTAAAGCACCTTCTTTTATTACCCAACCACTGCAAGAACGAATCGAACATGGGATCTTTGGCTATTCAGAAAGAAGTGATGAGTATTTTAACTCAGTCATCGATTGGTGGAGAGATAATCACCAAGTCGAGCTCAAAAAAGAATGGTTTCATACAACCCCAGGAAGTTTACCTGCAATTGCAATGCTGATTGAACGTTGGAGTCGCCCTAACGATAATATTTTGGTCTTTAGCCCTGTTTATCATGCATTTTATCGTACCATTGAAAACTGCGACCGTAATGTTGTTACTTCTGAATTAGTGAACAACGATGGACACTACACCGTTGATTTTGAGCACTTCGAAAAACAATTAAAAAATGGTATCAAAGCGATTATTCTATGTAATCCACATAATCCCGTTGGTCGTGTATGGACAGAAGATGAAATCAATAAAATCCTACAGCTTTGTCATCAATACGATACTTATGTCATTGCTGATGAAATTTGGGCGGATATTGTTTTTGATAAGGGGTCTTTTTACAGTTGTTTAAGAGTTGATAAGAAGTACCAAGATAAATTAGCGGTTTGTATTGCTGGTACTAAGTCTTTTGGTCTTCCATCATTTCGTTTAACCAACACCATCATTCCAAATGAAGAATCAGCGAGTGGCTTAAAATCAAAATTATTAGCCTATGGGATTGATGTTTACAGTTCTTTAAGCTTAATCGCGAATCAGTCAGCATATCGTCATGGTCGTGAGTGGCTAAATAACACACTAGATTATCTTGATAATAATAATCAAGTATTAACCACGTTTGTCGATAGTCTATCGAAGGTCAAATATAAAAAACAAGAAGCAATGTACCTTGCTTGGTTGGATTGCCGAGAAATGGGCTTAAGCGATGAAGAACTAGAAAAGAGTCTTCATGAATGTGGCGTCATTCCGACAATGGGGTATAACTTTGGGTCTGCAGGTAAAGGTTTTATTCGTCTAAATTTAGGGTGCCCGACTTCCATTCTATTAGAAAAAATAGAACGACTTCGCACTGTTTTAAAATAA